Proteins encoded in a region of the Burkholderiales bacterium genome:
- a CDS encoding DUF2127 domain-containing protein, with protein MAASRTRELRAVAIVEALKGALVLIAAGIVFRLLHGDLQHGAEAIVKHFHLNPARHYPGVFAATLADFGSAHKLALSLGALAYAAVRFVEAYGLWRARSWAWGFGIISAALYLPFELAELTQRVTWPAITVLLLNAGVVFMLWRARASAS; from the coding sequence ATGGCCGCGAGCCGCACCCGCGAGCTGCGCGCGGTCGCGATCGTCGAAGCGCTCAAGGGCGCGCTCGTGCTGATCGCGGCCGGCATTGTCTTCCGCCTGCTGCACGGCGACCTCCAGCATGGGGCCGAGGCGATCGTGAAGCACTTCCATCTGAATCCGGCGCGGCACTATCCCGGCGTGTTCGCGGCGACGCTCGCGGACTTCGGCAGCGCGCACAAGCTCGCGCTGAGCCTGGGTGCGCTGGCTTACGCCGCTGTAAGGTTTGTGGAGGCTTACGGCCTCTGGCGCGCGAGAAGCTGGGCGTGGGGATTCGGCATCATCTCCGCCGCGTTGTATCTTCCGTTCGAGCTCGCCGAGCTCACGCAGCGGGTGACGTGGCCGGCGATCACCGTGCTCCTGCTCAATGCAGGCGTCGTATTCATGCTGTGGCGCGCTCGCGCAAGCGCGAGCTGA
- a CDS encoding mechanosensitive ion channel family protein, whose product MAQESLHETRTLRTLERAAAKTTEPEHEPERIAHEASEVHEERRAGIAWTLPYLLAALAAVAALAILEWDPPFFHLDALASEKAQRYISGALGIAIVLAIARAVEIYWIERLPSPVARFNLKRILRLVIGLALALIVISVLFVEWYAAVVSLGLISLILGFALQAPISSFIGWIYILARAPYRVGDRIQIGEARGDVIDVGYLDTTLWEIGGRHLSTDHPSGRVIKFPNTNVFSTPVFNYSWPLFPYIWNEVKVNLAYESDLEFVAATMQKIAEEELGETMIEKVKVFKALLARTPVDHLEVRERPSVVFRVSENTWIEAIVRYLVVPRESGHVRTRLTLKILEALNAAPDRVLFPKSNMR is encoded by the coding sequence ATGGCGCAGGAGTCGCTGCACGAAACCCGAACGCTCAGGACGCTCGAGCGCGCGGCTGCAAAAACCACGGAGCCCGAGCACGAGCCCGAGCGCATCGCGCACGAAGCGTCCGAGGTGCACGAGGAACGCCGTGCGGGAATCGCGTGGACCCTGCCTTACCTGCTCGCCGCGCTCGCAGCCGTAGCGGCGCTCGCGATCCTCGAGTGGGACCCGCCGTTCTTCCATCTCGACGCGCTGGCGTCGGAAAAAGCGCAGCGTTACATCTCAGGCGCCCTCGGTATCGCGATCGTGCTCGCGATCGCACGCGCCGTGGAAATCTACTGGATCGAGCGCCTGCCCAGCCCCGTCGCGCGCTTCAACCTCAAGCGCATCCTGCGGCTCGTCATCGGGCTCGCGCTGGCGCTCATCGTCATCTCGGTGCTGTTCGTCGAGTGGTATGCCGCGGTCGTCTCGCTCGGGCTCATCTCGCTCATCCTCGGCTTCGCGCTGCAGGCGCCGATCTCGAGCTTCATCGGCTGGATCTACATTCTCGCGCGCGCGCCCTATCGCGTCGGCGACCGCATCCAGATCGGCGAGGCGCGCGGCGACGTGATCGACGTCGGCTACCTGGACACGACGCTGTGGGAGATCGGCGGACGCCATCTCTCGACCGACCATCCGAGCGGACGCGTCATCAAGTTTCCCAATACCAACGTCTTCAGCACGCCGGTGTTCAATTACTCGTGGCCGCTCTTTCCTTACATCTGGAACGAGGTCAAGGTGAACCTCGCCTACGAGAGCGATCTCGAGTTCGTCGCGGCGACGATGCAGAAGATCGCCGAGGAAGAGCTCGGCGAGACCATGATCGAGAAGGTGAAGGTGTTCAAGGCGCTGCTCGCCAGGACGCCGGTCGACCACCTCGAAGTGCGCGAGCGCCCGTCGGTCGTGTTCCGCGTGAGCGAGAACACGTGGATCGAGGCGATCGTGCGCTACCTCGTGGTGCCGCGCGAATCGGGCCACGTCAGGACGCGGCTCACCCTGAAGATCCTCGAGGCGCTCAACGCAGCGCCCGACCGCGTGCTGTTTCCGAAGAGCAACATGCGTTAG
- a CDS encoding thiamine pyrophosphate-binding protein: MSNNRGADLLARTLTDAGVAHVFSLSGNHVMPLYDAMLDARVQVVHTRHENAAVHMADAYARLTGKASFALLTGGPGHANGIGALYTALASESPVVLLSGHAPLSELGTGSFQEMRQAEMAAPVVKASWTAASAAGLGDDIARAVRIATSGRPGPVHVSLPVDVLEGAYDGEAERDSPLLDVEPRPLSETAVDAVIAMIAAAARPLVLTGPVMAEARAGELRATLARALDAPVLCMESPRGLNDPSLGGLARVVARADLVVLLGKEPDFTLKFARAPGFAKECRFVVVDPEAAALARALDVIGHERVVLSTVADTVPTARRLIERASGLGDGPNAWTAEVEEAVRYRSEEVPAIASSEGPLHPLDIGREVQRALDAAWDSVFVSDGGEFGQWAQACISSKNRLINGQGGSIGSAVPFALAAKVARPGATVIALTGDGAAGFHLMEIETAVRCGLAPVIVVGNDACWNAEHQIQIRSYGKDRALYTELSPTRYDQVAIALGGHGEHVTRAADFGPALDRAIASRKPAVVNVVVQRLAAPTVKMP; encoded by the coding sequence ATGTCGAACAACCGCGGCGCCGATCTCCTGGCGCGCACGCTCACCGATGCGGGCGTGGCGCACGTCTTCTCACTGTCGGGCAACCACGTGATGCCGCTGTACGACGCGATGCTCGACGCGCGCGTTCAGGTCGTCCACACGCGCCACGAGAACGCGGCGGTGCACATGGCCGACGCCTACGCGAGGCTCACCGGCAAGGCGTCGTTCGCGCTCCTCACCGGCGGGCCGGGGCACGCGAACGGCATCGGCGCGCTCTACACCGCGCTCGCGTCCGAATCCCCGGTGGTGCTGCTCTCGGGGCACGCGCCGCTGTCCGAGCTCGGCACGGGCTCGTTCCAGGAGATGCGCCAGGCGGAGATGGCCGCGCCCGTCGTCAAAGCCTCATGGACGGCAGCGAGCGCCGCCGGCCTCGGCGACGACATCGCGCGCGCCGTGCGCATCGCCACCTCGGGCCGTCCGGGGCCGGTGCACGTCAGCCTGCCCGTCGATGTCCTCGAAGGCGCCTACGACGGCGAAGCCGAGCGCGATTCGCCGCTGCTCGACGTGGAGCCGCGGCCGTTGAGCGAAACTGCCGTCGACGCGGTCATCGCGATGATCGCCGCAGCGGCGCGGCCGCTCGTGCTGACCGGACCGGTCATGGCCGAAGCGCGCGCGGGCGAGCTTCGCGCCACGCTCGCGCGTGCGCTCGACGCGCCGGTGCTGTGCATGGAAAGCCCGCGCGGGCTCAACGATCCGTCGCTCGGCGGGCTCGCGCGTGTGGTGGCCCGCGCCGACCTCGTCGTGCTGCTCGGCAAGGAGCCCGACTTCACGTTGAAGTTCGCGAGAGCGCCGGGGTTCGCAAAAGAGTGTCGGTTCGTCGTGGTCGATCCCGAGGCGGCCGCGCTCGCGCGCGCGCTCGACGTGATCGGGCACGAGCGCGTGGTGCTGTCGACCGTGGCCGATACGGTGCCGACCGCACGCAGACTGATCGAGCGCGCATCGGGCCTGGGCGATGGGCCGAACGCGTGGACGGCGGAAGTCGAAGAAGCGGTGCGCTACCGCTCGGAGGAAGTGCCGGCGATCGCATCGAGCGAAGGGCCGCTGCACCCGCTCGACATCGGACGCGAGGTGCAGCGCGCCCTCGACGCGGCGTGGGACTCGGTGTTCGTCTCCGACGGCGGCGAGTTCGGCCAGTGGGCGCAGGCGTGCATCAGCTCGAAGAACCGCCTCATCAACGGCCAGGGCGGCTCGATCGGCAGCGCGGTGCCGTTCGCGCTCGCCGCGAAGGTCGCGCGGCCCGGCGCCACGGTGATCGCGCTCACCGGCGACGGCGCGGCGGGCTTCCATCTCATGGAGATCGAGACCGCGGTGCGCTGCGGGCTCGCGCCCGTAATCGTCGTCGGCAACGACGCGTGCTGGAACGCCGAGCACCAGATCCAGATCAGGAGCTACGGCAAGGACCGCGCGCTGTATACCGAGCTGTCGCCGACGCGCTACGACCAGGTCGCGATCGCGCTCGGCGGCCACGGCGAGCACGTCACGCGCGCCGCCGACTTCGGGCCCGCGCTCGACCGCGCGATCGCCTCGCGCAAGCCGGCGGTGGTGAACGTTGTCGTACAGAGGCTGGCCGCGCCGACTGTGAAGATGCCCTGA
- a CDS encoding acyclic terpene utilization AtuA family protein, producing the protein MTAKTVRVGTGAGFSDDRFEPARDLAERGEVDYLIFECLAERTIARETLSRLKNPEAGYTPYLVERFEAVLPACRRNDVRVVTNMGAANPQSAARKVREVAKSLGLGELPVAVVGGDDVAEVIRAHPELPLMESGEPVESLLPRMAAANAYLGADIIRDALATGAPVVMTGRVADPSMFVGALMHAHDWSYDDYPKLAAGTLAGHLMECAAQLTGGCFIDPGRKDADDAVNIGFPYADVTADGALTLGKLETSGGRLDVQTCTEQVLYEMHDPARYITPDCVLDITDVEFAVESTHRVRATGARAKPRTPTYKAVVGYHDGWIGEGEVGYAGPNALARAQLAEKIVRERLKLRGLSYPEIRVDYIGMSSLHGMGEGRPEPYEVRLRMAARSPDRKTAQALGFEMRTLHVNGPAGGGGGTNGLREVIGVKSVLVPREWVKPRVTVEGTL; encoded by the coding sequence ATGACTGCCAAGACTGTGCGAGTAGGCACCGGCGCCGGATTTTCCGACGACCGTTTCGAGCCGGCGCGCGATCTCGCCGAGCGCGGCGAGGTCGATTACCTGATCTTCGAGTGCCTCGCCGAGCGCACCATCGCACGCGAGACGCTGTCGCGGCTGAAGAATCCCGAAGCGGGTTACACGCCCTACCTCGTCGAGCGCTTCGAAGCGGTGCTGCCCGCGTGCCGCAGGAACGATGTGCGCGTCGTGACCAACATGGGCGCGGCGAATCCGCAGTCGGCGGCGCGCAAGGTGAGAGAAGTCGCGAAGTCGCTGGGTCTCGGCGAGCTGCCGGTCGCGGTGGTCGGGGGCGACGACGTCGCCGAAGTGATCCGCGCGCATCCGGAGCTTCCGCTGATGGAGAGCGGCGAGCCGGTCGAGTCGCTGCTGCCGCGCATGGCCGCGGCGAATGCCTATCTCGGTGCCGACATCATCCGCGACGCGCTCGCGACCGGCGCGCCGGTCGTGATGACCGGCCGCGTCGCCGATCCGTCGATGTTCGTCGGCGCGCTCATGCACGCGCACGACTGGAGCTACGACGACTATCCGAAGCTCGCGGCCGGCACGCTGGCGGGGCATCTCATGGAGTGCGCCGCGCAGCTCACCGGCGGCTGCTTCATCGACCCCGGCCGCAAGGACGCCGACGACGCGGTGAACATCGGCTTCCCGTACGCCGACGTGACCGCCGACGGCGCGCTCACGCTCGGCAAGCTCGAGACGAGCGGCGGACGCCTCGACGTGCAGACGTGCACCGAGCAGGTCCTGTACGAGATGCACGATCCCGCGCGCTACATCACGCCCGACTGCGTGCTCGACATCACCGACGTCGAGTTCGCGGTCGAGAGCACGCACCGCGTGCGCGCGACCGGCGCCAGGGCGAAGCCGCGCACGCCGACCTACAAGGCGGTCGTCGGCTATCACGACGGCTGGATCGGCGAAGGCGAAGTGGGCTATGCCGGGCCCAACGCGCTCGCGCGCGCGCAGCTCGCGGAGAAGATCGTGCGCGAGCGGCTGAAGCTGCGCGGCCTCTCCTACCCCGAGATCCGTGTCGACTACATCGGCATGTCGAGCCTGCACGGCATGGGCGAAGGACGGCCGGAACCGTACGAAGTGCGGCTGCGCATGGCCGCGCGCAGCCCCGACCGCAAGACCGCGCAGGCGCTCGGCTTCGAGATGCGCACGCTGCACGTCAACGGTCCCGCGGGCGGCGGCGGAGGGACGAACGGATTGCGCGAAGTGATCGGCGTGAAATCGGTGCTGGTGCCCCGCGAGTGGGTGAAGCCGCGCGTCACGGTGGAGGGCACGCTGTGA
- a CDS encoding phytanoyl-CoA dioxygenase family protein, producing MLNLQQLAAYERDGVVLVENVVDEAMLGRMRRALSDLIAASASVTAHNDVYDLEPDHSAANPRLRRIKLPHTRHPVFRELCTSEPLLSILKQLLGPNVRMHSSKLNVKAPSGGAGLEWHQDWAFHPHTNASILAVGLMLEDCRMDNGPMLVLPGSQKTGVHDHNAEGRFVGAIDPERTRLDYETRIACVGKAGTISIHHTMAVHGSAPNTSRYPRPFLLYEFMAADAWPLAGVPDLEEFDSRMICGETTYCPRLEAVPVRLPLPAAENLGSIYENQTTLKRRYFA from the coding sequence ATGCTGAACCTGCAACAGCTTGCCGCTTACGAGCGCGACGGCGTCGTGCTCGTCGAGAACGTCGTCGACGAGGCGATGCTCGGCCGCATGCGCCGCGCGCTGTCCGACCTGATCGCCGCGTCGGCATCGGTCACCGCGCACAACGACGTCTACGACCTGGAGCCGGACCACAGCGCGGCCAATCCGCGGCTGCGCCGGATCAAGCTCCCGCACACGCGCCACCCGGTGTTCCGCGAGCTCTGCACGAGCGAACCGCTGCTGTCGATCCTCAAGCAGCTCCTCGGGCCGAACGTGCGCATGCACTCTTCCAAGCTCAACGTGAAAGCGCCCAGCGGCGGCGCAGGGCTGGAATGGCATCAGGACTGGGCTTTCCATCCGCACACCAACGCGAGCATCCTCGCGGTCGGCCTGATGCTCGAAGACTGCCGCATGGACAACGGGCCGATGCTCGTGCTGCCGGGCAGCCAGAAGACCGGCGTGCACGATCACAACGCCGAAGGACGCTTCGTCGGCGCGATCGATCCGGAACGCACCAGGCTCGACTACGAGACGCGCATCGCGTGCGTCGGCAAGGCGGGCACGATCTCCATCCACCACACGATGGCGGTGCACGGCTCGGCGCCCAACACCTCGCGGTACCCGCGGCCGTTCCTGCTCTACGAGTTCATGGCCGCGGACGCATGGCCGCTCGCGGGCGTGCCCGATCTCGAAGAGTTCGACAGCCGGATGATCTGCGGCGAGACGACCTACTGCCCGCGGCTCGAAGCGGTGCCGGTGAGATTGCCTTTGCCTGCCGCCGAGAACCTCGGGTCGATCTACGAGAACCAGACGACGTTGAAGAGGCGCTACTTCGCCTGA
- a CDS encoding tripartite tricarboxylate transporter substrate binding protein, whose amino-acid sequence MKTSPPRLVAAAVVLGCALHASAQSFPAKPVRIIVPFPPGGGTDVVSRLLGQKLTEIWGQQAIIDNRPGASMMIGHEIGAKAPPDGYTVVMSSNNHTINPSLYSKIPYDTVKDFAPVTLIGVSPLVLVVHPTLPVKTTKELIALAKARKGELTYASSGSGGPLHMAGELFKLRAGVDMTHVPYKGSGPAETDLVGGHVQVLFAGPVSASPYIKAGRMKALAVTSLKRSIAFPNLPTIAEEVLPGYEAGIWWGLLAPAATPRDIVNKLHADFVKVLAMPDTRQRMLSQGGEPVGSTPEQFQKMIVTEIAQWAKVVKAAGIKAD is encoded by the coding sequence ATGAAGACATCACCGCCGCGGCTCGTCGCCGCCGCCGTCGTGCTGGGTTGCGCACTCCATGCGTCGGCCCAGTCGTTCCCCGCCAAGCCCGTGCGCATCATCGTGCCCTTCCCGCCCGGCGGCGGCACCGACGTGGTGTCGCGGCTGCTCGGCCAGAAGCTCACCGAGATCTGGGGACAACAGGCGATCATCGACAACCGCCCCGGTGCGTCGATGATGATCGGCCACGAGATCGGCGCGAAAGCGCCGCCGGACGGTTATACCGTCGTGATGTCGTCGAACAATCACACCATCAATCCGAGCCTGTACTCGAAGATCCCGTACGACACGGTGAAGGACTTCGCGCCGGTCACGCTGATCGGCGTGTCGCCGCTGGTGCTGGTGGTGCATCCGACGCTGCCGGTGAAGACGACCAAGGAGCTGATCGCGCTGGCGAAGGCGCGCAAGGGCGAGCTCACCTACGCGTCCAGCGGCAGCGGCGGGCCGCTGCACATGGCAGGAGAGCTCTTCAAGCTGCGCGCCGGCGTCGACATGACTCACGTGCCCTACAAAGGCAGCGGCCCCGCCGAGACCGATCTCGTCGGCGGTCACGTGCAGGTGCTGTTCGCGGGACCGGTGTCCGCCTCGCCCTACATCAAGGCCGGGCGCATGAAGGCGCTCGCGGTGACGAGCCTCAAGCGCTCGATCGCGTTTCCGAACCTGCCGACGATCGCCGAGGAAGTGCTGCCGGGCTATGAGGCGGGGATCTGGTGGGGCCTGCTCGCGCCCGCGGCCACGCCGCGCGACATCGTCAACAAGCTCCACGCCGATTTCGTGAAGGTGCTCGCGATGCCGGACACCAGGCAGCGCATGCTCAGCCAGGGCGGCGAGCCCGTCGGCAGCACGCCCGAGCAGTTCCAGAAGATGATCGTGACCGAGATCGCCCAGTGGGCGAAGGTCGTGAAAGCCGCCGGCATCAAGGCCGACTAG
- a CDS encoding tripartite tricarboxylate transporter substrate binding protein gives MNGMRCTLALAVCFSLPAYADGYPARPLRLIVPFPAGGGSDAVARIVSPRLGERLGQQIVVDNRGGAGGSIGTEQAVRATPDGYTMALASTSEIAINPGLYKLAYDTVRDLMPVSLVASTAIVVAIAPNTGFNSLKDLVAAAKSKPNTINVASAGNGTITHLSGELFRGLAKLEWTHVPYKGAPLALADLAGGRVQVMFSSLPAAMPLIKSGRIKAVAMSTRERQAALPEVPTVIESGMPAYDVVYWYGVFVPAATPKAAAARLAEEIAQTLKQKDVIASLASQGAAAGDSTQPQFAQFVKSEHARWTGLVKSAGVKAD, from the coding sequence ATGAACGGCATGCGCTGCACGCTCGCACTCGCTGTTTGCTTCAGCCTTCCCGCATACGCGGACGGCTATCCCGCACGCCCGCTGCGCCTCATCGTGCCGTTCCCCGCCGGCGGCGGCTCGGACGCGGTCGCGCGCATCGTCTCGCCGAGGCTCGGCGAGCGCCTCGGCCAGCAGATCGTCGTCGACAACCGCGGCGGCGCGGGCGGCTCGATCGGCACCGAGCAGGCGGTGCGGGCGACGCCCGACGGCTACACGATGGCGCTCGCGTCGACGTCCGAGATCGCGATCAACCCCGGCCTGTACAAGCTCGCCTACGACACCGTGCGCGATCTCATGCCGGTCTCGCTCGTCGCTTCGACCGCGATCGTCGTCGCGATCGCGCCGAACACCGGTTTCAACAGCCTGAAAGACCTCGTCGCCGCCGCGAAAAGCAAGCCGAACACGATCAACGTCGCGTCGGCGGGCAACGGCACGATCACCCATCTCTCCGGCGAGCTTTTCCGCGGCTTGGCGAAGCTCGAGTGGACCCACGTGCCGTACAAAGGCGCACCCCTCGCGCTGGCCGATCTCGCCGGCGGGCGCGTGCAGGTCATGTTCTCGTCGCTGCCTGCGGCGATGCCGCTCATCAAGTCCGGACGCATCAAGGCGGTGGCGATGTCGACGCGCGAGCGCCAGGCCGCGCTGCCCGAGGTGCCCACGGTGATCGAGAGCGGCATGCCGGCGTACGACGTCGTCTACTGGTATGGCGTATTCGTGCCCGCCGCGACGCCGAAGGCAGCCGCGGCGCGGCTCGCCGAAGAGATTGCGCAAACACTGAAGCAGAAGGACGTGATCGCGAGCCTTGCGTCCCAGGGCGCCGCCGCCGGCGATTCCACGCAGCCGCAGTTCGCGCAATTCGTGAAGTCCGAGCACGCACGCTGGACCGGTCTGGTGAAGTCGGCGGGCGTCAAAGCGGATTGA
- a CDS encoding SRPBCC domain-containing protein → MIEINERFDVPGARPREVWNLLSDPQAVVECVPGAALGEKHEDGSFDGSLAVKFGPARVTFKARIELDLNDEAMTGSVTSRGKDSQGGTRFRATMAFKVTEQEGNAGSTVLINGENEITGKLSGIVEAGAKIVVKRMASEFAENLQAKVGAPAK, encoded by the coding sequence ATGATCGAGATCAACGAGCGGTTCGATGTGCCCGGCGCCAGGCCGCGCGAGGTCTGGAACCTTCTGTCGGATCCTCAGGCGGTCGTGGAATGCGTGCCAGGCGCCGCCCTCGGCGAAAAGCACGAGGACGGGTCTTTCGACGGCAGCCTCGCCGTGAAGTTCGGACCGGCGCGCGTGACCTTCAAGGCGCGCATCGAGCTCGATCTGAACGACGAAGCGATGACCGGCAGCGTGACCTCGCGCGGCAAGGACAGCCAGGGCGGCACGCGCTTTCGCGCGACGATGGCGTTCAAGGTGACCGAGCAGGAAGGCAATGCGGGCTCGACCGTTCTCATCAACGGCGAGAACGAGATCACCGGCAAGCTTTCGGGCATCGTCGAAGCCGGCGCGAAGATCGTGGTGAAGCGCATGGCGTCGGAGTTCGCCGAGAATTTGCAGGCGAAGGTCGGAGCTCCGGCGAAGTAA
- a CDS encoding cupin domain-containing protein translates to MESYKDASGLYPVERRARHAERPGFRINELTISPTQKVPWHYHSNVGDTFYVLEGTIRIFMREPKEDVTLAVGQSFALAARRPHLVINPGETSATFLILQGVGEYDFVPLT, encoded by the coding sequence GTGGAAAGTTACAAGGACGCATCGGGCCTGTATCCGGTGGAGCGCCGCGCGAGACACGCCGAGCGCCCGGGGTTCCGCATCAACGAGCTGACGATCTCGCCGACGCAGAAGGTGCCGTGGCATTACCACAGCAACGTCGGCGATACGTTCTACGTGCTGGAAGGGACGATCCGGATATTCATGCGCGAGCCCAAGGAGGACGTCACGCTGGCGGTCGGCCAGAGTTTCGCGCTCGCGGCGAGGCGGCCGCACCTGGTGATCAACCCGGGGGAGACGTCGGCGACGTTTCTGATCCTGCAGGGGGTCGGCGAGTACGACTTCGTGCCGCTGACGTAG